The following proteins are co-located in the Candidatus Delongbacteria bacterium genome:
- a CDS encoding CvpA family protein: MNLLDILILLVLSFFIYTGFKKGFVVQIFRIVGLFLALLLTSKLSVLLSDLIVANDFFKDIDRTLISAVSGIFTFSIIFFVVQLVGKIFNKATNLALLSIPNKIAGALLGGFKGFLILVIVFFVVRYTPAEGFLMNMVADEPPKMEIPDVSIDDIGTTVEDVIENTKETVEGLDLEKAKEIANDIGDKTGDIIEGVREDVEDSDSRSKLGYVIYKASTLLDPVAEDVKNFISNEGNPLLQTLESVN; encoded by the coding sequence ATGAATTTACTAGACATACTGATCTTATTGGTTCTTTCCTTTTTTATTTACACTGGTTTTAAAAAGGGATTCGTTGTTCAGATTTTCCGTATCGTCGGATTATTTCTTGCATTGCTGCTTACATCAAAATTAAGTGTGCTACTTTCAGATCTGATTGTGGCTAATGATTTCTTCAAAGACATTGACAGGACTCTGATTTCTGCGGTCAGTGGAATTTTTACTTTCAGTATTATATTTTTTGTTGTTCAGCTGGTTGGGAAAATATTTAATAAAGCAACAAATCTTGCACTGTTGTCAATTCCAAATAAAATAGCCGGTGCTTTGCTCGGTGGTTTTAAAGGTTTTTTGATCCTTGTAATAGTATTTTTTGTAGTTAGATACACTCCTGCAGAGGGTTTTCTAATGAACATGGTAGCTGATGAACCTCCAAAAATGGAAATCCCTGATGTAAGTATTGATGATATTGGTACTACGGTAGAGGATGTAATCGAGAATACAAAAGAAACCGTAGAAGGTTTAGATCTTGAAAAAGCAAAAGAGATTGCTAATGATATTGGTGATAAAACAGGAGATATTATTGAAGGTGTTCGAGAAGACGTAGAAGATAGTGATAGTAGATCAAAACTTGGATATGTAATTTACAAAGCTTCAACACTTCTTGATCCAGTAGCAGAGGACGTTAAAAATTTTATTAGTAATGAGGGGAATCCTCTTTTACAAACTTTAGAGAGTGTTAACTAG
- the rpsU gene encoding 30S ribosomal protein S21, which produces MIHVKVREGEIFEKAFKRFTKSFEKSGVLAELRKRERYEKPSKLKRRELVAAIRKQRKMTRLES; this is translated from the coding sequence ATGATACACGTAAAAGTAAGAGAAGGTGAAATCTTCGAAAAGGCTTTTAAAAGATTTACAAAAAGCTTTGAAAAAAGCGGCGTTCTTGCTGAGCTTAGAAAAAGAGAGAGATACGAGAAACCTTCAAAGCTAAAAAGAAGAGAACTTGTTGCTGCCATCAGAAAGCAGAGAAAAATGACAAGACTTGAGAGTTAG